In Blastococcus saxobsidens DD2, the genomic stretch CGGAGCGCTCCACCGGGGCGGAGGAGACGTTCTCCACCGACGTCGACGACCCCGTCGTCATCCACCGGGAGCTGCTGCGCCTGGCGGAGCGGACGGCCGGGCGGCTGCGCTCCATCGGCTGCCTCGCCCGCACCGTGAGCATCAAGGTGCGCTTCGCCGACTTCGCGACGATCACCCGCAGCCGCACCCTGGGGGCGCCCACCGACGTGGGGCAGGAGCTCTACGACACGGCGCGCGGCCTCTACGACGCCCTCGGGCTCCAGCGGGCCCGCATCAGGCTGGTCGGGGTGCGGGCGGAGCGGCTCGTGGAGGCCGGCTCGGCGCCCCGGCAGCTGGAGCTGGGGGCCCGCGAGCACGGCCGCCGGGAGGCCGAGCTCGCCGCCGACCGCGCCGCCCGCCGGTTCGGGGCCGGCGCCGTCCGCCCGGCGACGTTGGTGCACCGGTCGGCCGCCCCACGGCGACGGCCCGCTGACCAGGCATGATCCGCCGGCTCGCCCGCCCGGAGGAGTGATCGGCCACCCCGCCCGGCGGGTCGCGGGGCCGTCGCCTTTCGCGGCTGGCAAACGGCTCGTATCCTCGGAGGCACCGTCGGGGGGACCCCCCGACGGAACTGGCTCCGCCCACCTGGAGGTCGACGTGCCGCTCTCCGAGCACGAGCAGCGTCTGCTGGAGCAGATCGAGCGCGCCCTCGTCGATGACGATCCCAAGTTCGCTTCCTCGGTCCGCACCGGCGATCGCCGTCTGAAGGCCCGCCGCAAGCTGCAGATCGGCGCACTGCTGGTCGTCGTCGGCTTCGCCGTCCTCGTCGGCGGTGCGGTCGCCGAATCCGTGCCGCTCGGCGTGCTGGGCTTCCTGATCGCCTTCGGCGGTGCCGTCCTCGGGGTGCTGCACTACCGCGGCGCCACCGGCGCGGTCGAGCCCACCACCGGTCCCGCCGGGGACCGGGGCGGGGCGTCCGCCGCTCGCGGGCGTTCGGGCCGCGGGTCTCGCCAGCCCATGAGGAACCGCCTCGAAGAGCGCTTCCGCCGCCGCTACGACCAGTAGCCCCCGCGCGTCGCCCGGCCCGGCCGCCGTCCGCTACGGACGGCGGCCGGGAACGTTCCAGGGTCGGCGGGCCAGCTTCGCCCGGGCGCCCTCGACCAGCGAGGCCGGCCACACCAGCGCCCGCACCCGCACCGGCCACGGCTGCGTCGCCACCAGTCCGCGGCGGGCCGTCCGCAGCGTCTCCCGCAGCCCCGGGACGGCGGCGCCGCTCCCGGGGCGTCCGTAGCTGGCCGCTTCCTCCGCCCGGGCCAGGCCGCGCACCGCCTCCACCGACGCCGTCGCCGATGCCCCGCCCCGGCCACGGGTCACGGCGAGCGACAGCACATCGGCCACGCGCCGCGGGGTCCACGACGGGTGCACGTGCAGGCCGAGGTCCGCGGCGGTGGCGGTCAGCTCGTCCCACGGGCCGGTGGCGCCGGGTGTGGCCAGCCGCCGGCGGCGCTGCAGGGCGCGCAGCGCCGCGGGGGACGACAGCACTCC encodes the following:
- a CDS encoding DUF3040 domain-containing protein, giving the protein MPLSEHEQRLLEQIERALVDDDPKFASSVRTGDRRLKARRKLQIGALLVVVGFAVLVGGAVAESVPLGVLGFLIAFGGAVLGVLHYRGATGAVEPTTGPAGDRGGASAARGRSGRGSRQPMRNRLEERFRRRYDQ